In Drosophila bipectinata strain 14024-0381.07 unplaced genomic scaffold, DbipHiC1v2 scaffold_165, whole genome shotgun sequence, the genomic stretch GGCTCGTCGTGGCGGTGTGAAGCGCATCTCTGGTCTTATCTACGAGGAAACTCGTGGAGTTCTAAAAGTGTTTTTGGAGAACGTAATTCGCGATGCTGTCACCTACACCGAACACGCCAAAAGGAAGACCGTGACGGCCATGGATGTTGTTTATGCCCTGAAGAGACAAGGACGCACTCTATACGGCTTTGgcggttaaaattatttttgtacagCCTGTACTTAACTATGTATACAATCGGTCCTTTTCAGGACCACAATTTGTTTTAAcagaaaaagagaaataaattttaaataatacctaCATATCTTAGCCTATTAGACAATAAATATATCTAATTATTCAGCACGCTTAAGGCATGCGGCACCCACCAGTGGACTGAAGTCTACACttatagtaaaatatatattgtagtttatacaattcgttaatatatgtgtattatacaatcaataaaaacgCACAATATGACTTAAatctaaaagttttattttaaaaagagaaagaaactaCTAGAAAagaagcttcatatatatatttttttcaatcacacttcacgcaaataataaatacgaaattcttgaattttatatgtaagtggaatttcaacttttatttctatcatagatacataatgtatccacaaacatacatttttctccaataaatctgtttagaatatttttttgttgtttaaactATTGTCTTGGCCTAATATTTCtaatgaaaatttgcattcttCTTAAATGGTTTGGTCGTCCTGAAAAGGACGTTTGGGTTTATATATGAGTTTATGTACAAGCAGGTAAGATACAGGACCGCAATTAAATCTTTAAGCCTTCTTCTCGGTCTTCTTTGGCAACAGGACAGCCTGGATGTTGGGCAGAACGCCACCCTGAGCAATGGTGACACCAGAGAGCAGCTTGTTCAACTCCTCGTCATTGCGAATGGCCAACTGCAGATGACGGGGAATGATCCTAGTCTTCTTGTTGTCACGGGCAGCATTGCCAGCTAACTCGAGAACTTCAGCTGCCAGGTATTCCATAACGGCAGCCAGATAAACAGGAGCGCCGGCACCAACGCGTTCAGCATAGTTGCCTTTGCGGAGCAGACGGTGAATACGTCCAACGGGAAACTGAAGACCAGCACGATTCGATCGGGACTTTGCCTTTCCCTTCACTTTTCCACCCTTGCCACGgccagacatatttttttacttcacGTTTATTCACTTCACACACGAATATTGAACACAACTTCGGAACACCAATTTATACCTATGCGTTTGCCTTTGCGTTCCGTTGGGGGTAGGTCGTTTCTGATGAACATTTTGAATAGCAGACCTGAAAACCCTGCTCGAATAAAAGTACTAAAAACTGATCCaacaccaactttggtataagtggaagtgaagtgaattttaaagtaataatgccgccgaaaaccagtggaaaggcagccaagaaggctggcaaagctcagaaaaatataaccaagaacgataagaagaagaagcgcaaGAGGAAGGAAAGCTATGCCATCTACATCTACAAGGTTCTGAAGCAG encodes the following:
- the LOC138927062 gene encoding histone H4 is translated as MTGRGKGGKGLGKGGAKRHRKVLRDNIQGITKPAIRRLARRGGVKRISGLIYEETRGVLKVFLENVIRDAVTYTEHAKRKTVTAMDVVYALKRQGRTLYGFGG
- the LOC122321198 gene encoding histone H2A, which translates into the protein MSGRGKGGKVKGKAKSRSNRAGLQFPVGRIHRLLRKGNYAERVGAGAPVYLAAVMEYLAAEVLELAGNAARDNKKTRIIPRHLQLAIRNDEELNKLLSGVTIAQGGVLPNIQAVLLPKKTEKKA